A region of the Chryseobacterium cucumeris genome:
TTATTTAACATAAATTTTACATTACAGTGATATTTATTCCTAAAGGACTGGAAGGCAGGGAGAAAAATTTTAAACATTTGTTTGGAATGGAAGGAAGGAGTTGGAGTGTGGGAGGGTTTGAGGGTGAGAGAGCGTGAGATGTGGGATTTTGGGGTTTGGAACATCAAATAAGGTATCTATAATAAGGTGCAGGTTTGAATTGAATTCAGATGGAGGGAGTATCTTTATTAAATGGGATTCATTAGACTAAGCTCAGGATTTTAGCCCGTTCCCTATTGACATATATAATAAGTTAAGGGAAGATTTTCAATAAAGCCTGTAAAAAATGTGACTGGAAAAACATTTGAGCTAAAACTCAATACAAAGATTATATAAAAGAACGGGCTTCAGCCCGTTCCTATTGTTGATTTATATAGGCCAAAAACCTACAATTGTTTAGTATAGAATGTTTCTAAGGTTTGATTTCCTTATATATTACGCTCAAAAACTCAGCGTAGGATTTCTCCAGACCAATAATATCCCCGGATTTCAGATTCAAACCACCCACTCCTGAGTTGTCTGATTTTACTTTCAGGGAGGAAACCTGAAAATAAAGATTGTCATCATTGGCTTTTGGCTGAACTTTCACTGTAGAGCCTAAAAGCTTTTTGGTTGAAATCGTATAGATTTCTCCCGGAACCACTTTTAATTTTAAAAATGATCTGGGAGAAATAATATAGTCTTTACGGTTAACATTTATTTTCTGATCTTTTTCAGAAGATGCAAATATATACATCTCCCCATTTTTAGCCGCCAATTTTTCTTTAGGTGTGTAATATAAAGCAATTTTATAATTGGCAGCATTGAATGTCTGCGGAGTACCATCAACATTTTCGAAAGGTTTTAATTCAAATGTATTGGCACCAATCTCTTTTGCTTTTTTATATACCATGGAAAATACGAGTGCGTCATCTTTTGACCCCCCCTGTACTTCTACTTCTCCTAAATAAACAGCCTCTGCAGCGACAGCATCTTTTCTGTAGAAGAATTTATCTGCATTGTCATTTGTTTTTTCAACTCTGGTCATATAAACATTCTGTGCGCTCCACAGCTGGATACATAATACGGAAAAGAGGATTGTAATATTCTTCATATATATATTATTCGTGTGAAAGGATTTCAACACATTCTTCAAGACTGTTTTCCCAATGTTTGGGTTCTATTTTATAAACTTCTTCTATTTTATCCAGAGACATGGTACTTCTGACTGGTCTTTTGGCAGGAGTTGGGTACTCTTCGGTTGTCAATGGATTTAATTTTACTGATGATTTTGAAAATTCAGCAATTTTTTTGGCAAATTCAAACCAGGTTGTCTCCGGATAGTTTGAGAAGTGAAAAATGCCGTAGGTTTTCTGTGGTGCTTCGATAATTCTCATAATAGCTTCTGCCAGATCGTTGGCATTGGTTGGTTGCCCAAACTGGTCAGCAACGATTCCCAATTCTTCTTTCTGAGAGAAAAGATTCAACATTGTTTTCACAAAGTTCTTATTAAACTCGGAATACAGCCAAGATGTTCTTATAATGATTGTTTTTGGGTTGATTTCCAGAGCAAGCTCCTCTCCTTCTTTTTTTGATGTTCCGTATACACCTATGGGATTGGTAAAATCATCTTCAGCGTATGGAAGATTTGTGGTTCCATCAAAAACATAGTCTGTAGAAACATGAATCAGAACAGATTTATAATCTGCACATGCCTGAGCAAGGTGGGCTACTCCGCCGGCATTTACTGCAAAGGCTTTTTCTTGTTCCTTTTCTGCCAGATCAACTGCAGTGTATGCGGAGGCATTGATGCAATAATCAGGTTTGTTATCATAAAAGAAATCGTTCACCTGCTCTTCATTGGTAACATCTAAAGTAGATGAGTCCGTAAACAGGAACTCATATAGATGTTCAAAATCCGGGGCAATCTTTTTTATGCAGTTTCCCAATTGTCCGTTACTACCTATTACTGCTATTTTTTTCATTTGTTTATTATTAATTTTAAATTGGAACCTTCAATAAGAAATGGAGTTAAGAGTTCTTGGCATTCTGAGATCTTAAGAACTTCACCCTTGACTGGAAGTCTTTCTGGATAAGATCTACATAAAACTGATCAAAAATTTCTTTGATATCTTCTGGATGAACTTCAGATTTTCTTGTTTTAACATTAAAATAAATAACAGTCACCCAAAGTACGGCATGAATTGTTTTTTCATCTAAACTTTTCATCAGGATTTCCACTTTTGCAGTTCTATCCTGTACATCGATGGTTTTGCTGCTGATCACTACCTGTGTATTATATCTTACTTCTTTGAGATAGGCTATTTCGTTCTGAATAGCAATCCAGGTACAGCCGGTTTTCTTGGTATATTCTTCATAAGTGAATCCATAAAATGTTTCCACATGATCTTCTCTGGCATTGAACATATACTCAAGATATTTTACATTATTCAAATGTCCAATCGGATCACAGTCACTAAACCTAACTTTGACCGTAGTTGATACTTCTTTTTCCATTCCGCAAAAATAAAAAAACCACCTCTAAAAGAGGCGGTTGGTTTTATAAATCTTTGTTAATTTGCTGAAATTATTGAATTCCTAATTCTTTCTTCACAGCTGGAGTTGCGTCTGGTCCTCCTTTATAAAGGAATGCTGTTGAGTTTGCATCCATAATATAATCGTAACCACCTGCCTTAGCTACTTTTTCTACTGCATCGTTTAGTTTTTTCTCAATAGGACCAAAAGCTACATCTTGCTTAGCTTGTAGATCTTTTTGAGCTTTTTCCTGCATTTGCTGGATTTCTTCAGCTAATTTTTTCATTTCTGCTTCTCTAGCATTGTTTTCGTCAGCTGTTTTCTTAGGAGCTTCAGTTTGGTATTGCTGATATTTAGTTTGAGCTGCGTCAGCTTTCTTCTTGATCTCAGCTTGTTTAGTATCTAAGAATGTTTTAAGATCAGCATCTGCTTTCTTTTTCTCCGGCATCGCGTTAAGAACTCCCATTACATCTAAAGTAGCAATTTTTTGAGCTTTTGCCATACCTACAGATACAACCATCATTACTGCTGCAAATAATACACTTAATTTTTTCATAACTGGTAAATAAATAATTTAATTTGTTTTTAGATTTTAAAATATAGCAAAAGTTAATTCTTTTATTATTTTTTGCCTTTACTATTTGTTTTTTCCTTCTTGTCTGTTCCTTTTAATAAGATAGACAATACTTTTTCGGTGTAATCATATTTTGACTGAAGGAAAATAACACTAATGTTATTGCTTTTATCAAGAACTATGCCCAAGCCATTTTTTTCGGACATTGTTTTGATGGCTCCCCAGATCTGATCCTGAAAAGGCTGAACCAGATTTGTTCTCAGTTTTGTAATTTCACCATTCGCTCCAAAACGTAAGCTTGTTGTCGTTTTAATATTTTTATCTAGGTCTGTAACTTCTTTTTCTCTAAGTTTAAGCTGATCACCTATCAATAAAACTTTTTCACTTTCAAAAGCAGCTTTTTTTCTTTCATATTCAGACTGAAGGTTTTGAAGTTCAGACTCCCAGGTATCGATCTGAGAATTTAATCTTGCTTCGGCTTCTTTATACTGAGGTAATTTATTTAAAATTTCATTAGTATCCACTACTCCGATTTTCTGGGCATTGTTCAGCCCGAAAAGTAAGAGTAATGCGAATGTGAAAATTATTTTAAAGTGCTTCATATTTAATAATTATAATGTTTGGTTCATCAAGAAGTGGTTTCTCCATCCGGACTTGTCACCTGATAATGTTTTATCAAGACCTAGTGCGAAGTCGAATCCGATCAATCCAAATGCTCCCATATAAACTCTTACACCAACTCCGACTGATCTTTTCAACTGGAATGGGCTGTAAGAACTCCATGAGTTCCATACGTTACCACCTTCTGCGAATGTCAGGGCATAGATTTTCGCCGTCTGGCTCATTGAGATCGGGTATCTTAATTCTAAAGTAAATCTGTTATAAATTGTACCTCCTCCTCTTTGAGTAATATCATCGGCCTGACCTCCTTCTGTACTGGCATTTTCATATCCTCTTAAAGGAATCAATTCTCTACCGTCATATCGACCTCCGAAAAGACCTGTACCTCCCATATAGAATCTTTCAAACGGCGGAGCTCCCAACTGGCTGTTATATCCATCCATGAATCCCATTTCAGCAGAAGACCTTAGCACAAGTTTTCCAATGATCTCATTGTAAACATCTGCCTTGAATTTAATCTTATAGAATTCCATCCACTTATATTTGTCAATAGGTGACATTGTGGAGTAATCTTTCTTCTTAAACAATGAGTATGGAGGAGTCAGTTTTGCTGAAAGCTCAATATTGGATCCCATTGTTGGGAAAATCGGGTCAATACCTGCTGAGTTTCTGCTCAGTCCTAAGTTGATACTGAAGTTATTGGCAGTACCGTTATTTTCTGTGGTATCTCCAAACTGGAACGGATAGTTCTTGAAGTCATACTTCTGAAACTGTAAACCTGTGTAAAGAGAGAAATAGTCATCCGGCCAGTTCAATAGTCTGTTCAAACCTACTGAAGCAGAGAAGATATTCAATTTCTGGGCTTCTCCATATTGATCTGTATATCTTACTCTTGAGTTATTCAAACTTACAGAAAGTGCTGTTGGTCTTGTACCAAATAGCCAAGGTTCTGAGAATGATACTCCGTAGTTCTGGAAATACTGTCCTGCCTGCACCTGAATAGAAAACGTTTGTCCGTCTCCCTGAGGTACCGGTTTGAAATCTTTAAACTTAAGGAAATTCTTTAATGAGAAGTTATTAAATGTTAATCCTAAAGTACCGATAAAGCTGTTACCCCCGTAACCTGCCTGTAACTGAACCTGAGAAGATCCTTTTTCTACAAGCTTCCAGTTGATATCTACAGTATTATCCACCTGATTTGGCTGGATATCCTGTCCGACCTGCTGAGGATCAAAGAATGACATTCCCGCTAAATCGAAATAGGTTCTCTTAATTTCTGTTTTCTTGAATAGCTCTCCCGGTTTTGTTCTTAGTGCTCTAAGAATTACGTGGTCATGGGTTGTAGTATTCCCCTGCCATGTTACTTTATTCCAGGTAGCCTGCTCTCCTTCATTAATTCTTACTTCAAGGTTTACAGCATCTCCTGAAACTGATTTTTCAACCGGCGTTACATTTGAGAAAAGGTAACCGTTATTCATGTAAACAGATTTAATATCTGAATCATCTTCTTTACCTCCGTCTTCCCCAACTTTTTTGTTGAAACCTACTGCATCGTAAATATCCCCTTTCTTATATCCTAATAATCTCTGCAAATATTCTGTTGCGTATACGGTATTACCCGTGAATGTAATATCCCCGATGTAATATTTTTTACCCTCGCTAAGTTTTACATTGATTTCGTAGTTATTTCTTTTGTTTCTCCATACTGAATCTGAAACGATTTTAGCGTCTCTGTATCCCAGGGAGTTGTAATAACTGATAAGGCTTTGTTTATCTTCCTGGTATTTATCTTCAATGAATTTTGAGGATTTCAAAATACCACCGATTCCGAAACGCTTTTGTTTGGTTTCTTTGAAAGCTTTATTTCTAAGTTTGCTATCGGTTACATTATCGTTTCCTTCAAATTCGATATGGTCAATTTTAATTCTTTTACCCTTATCTACATTGATTGTCCAGTCTACCAAAGCAGGATCTCCTGCATTTACTTTATCCTGGATAGTAATTTTGGCATCTGCAAAACCTTTTTTGATGTAGTCTTTAGGGACATTGGTTTTAAGGCTTGAAACCAAGTTCTGAGTGATCTTAGTTCCTGGTTTAAGGTTGTTATCCTTTGCCAGTTTTTCACTTTTAGATTTACCGATTCCTTTTCCTGTAAATTTCACTTCTCCAAGTTCTTTCAGATCCTGCAGATAAAATTTCAGAACGATCGTCTGTCCTTCAATGCTTTGAACATAAACTTCCACTTCAGAAAAAGATTGGGTATCCCAAAGTTTTTTTACAGCGTTGCTGATTTTCTGTCCCGGAATGTCTACACTTTCTCCTTTTGTAAGGCCCGTAAATCTTAAGATCTGAGCTGGTGTATATTTTTTTACCCCATCTACAACGATGTCTTTAAGAGTATAAGTTCCTGCCTCATTTTCTGCATGTACAGCATTATTTACTTTTGTGCTGTCTTGTGGAGTTACTTGTCCATAAAAATGTGCAGAAGCAGCAAACATAATGATGGGTAATAGTCTAAACTTCATTTTATCGAGTCTTTCTTTTCTTAAAAATTTATTGGCCTTTTACCTGTTCACCGGTTAAACCATATCTTCTTTCTTTGTTTTGATAATCCACAATACACTGGAAGAAAATATCTTTGGTGAAATCCGGCCACAGAACATTTAAAAACTGTAATTCAGCATAAGCAATCTGCCAAAGCAGGAAGTTGCTTATTCTTATTTCGCCGCTGGTTCTGATCAGTAAATCTACAGGAGGAAAATCTTTTGTATAAAGATAATTTTCAAATAAACTTTCGTTTATATTTTCTATCTCTACTTTTCCTTCTTTTACATCAGAACTTATGTTTTTTACGGCTTCCAGTATTTCATTTTGTGAGCCATAGCTAATAGCCAATACAAGGTTTCCTTTTGTGTTTTCTTTTGTGAGTTCTACCACACGTTCCAACTGCTCTCTTACTAATGCAGGCAACTTCTCAAGATTCCCTATAACATGCATTCTCAATCCTTTGCTGAAAATCTCTTCTGCTTCCAGCAGTAAGGTTTCTACCAACAGATTCATAAGGGTATTCACTTCTTCGCTTGGACGATTCCAATTCTCTGAAGAGAATGTATACAATGTTAAGTAAGGAATATTAATCTCATTACAAGCATTAATAGCATTTCTTACTGCATTAATGGCATTTTTGTGACCGAAAGTTCTTTCTTCGCCACGAGATTTTGCCCATCTTCCATTACCATCCATAATGATGGCTACGTGTTTTGGTAAATTCTCAGAATTTATTTTTTCTTTAATCAACGACATATTATTC
Encoded here:
- the rfbD gene encoding dTDP-4-dehydrorhamnose reductase — its product is MKKIAVIGSNGQLGNCIKKIAPDFEHLYEFLFTDSSTLDVTNEEQVNDFFYDNKPDYCINASAYTAVDLAEKEQEKAFAVNAGGVAHLAQACADYKSVLIHVSTDYVFDGTTNLPYAEDDFTNPIGVYGTSKKEGEELALEINPKTIIIRTSWLYSEFNKNFVKTMLNLFSQKEELGIVADQFGQPTNANDLAEAIMRIIEAPQKTYGIFHFSNYPETTWFEFAKKIAEFSKSSVKLNPLTTEEYPTPAKRPVRSTMSLDKIEEVYKIEPKHWENSLEECVEILSHE
- a CDS encoding acyl-CoA thioesterase — encoded protein: MEKEVSTTVKVRFSDCDPIGHLNNVKYLEYMFNAREDHVETFYGFTYEEYTKKTGCTWIAIQNEIAYLKEVRYNTQVVISSKTIDVQDRTAKVEILMKSLDEKTIHAVLWVTVIYFNVKTRKSEVHPEDIKEIFDQFYVDLIQKDFQSRVKFLRSQNAKNS
- a CDS encoding OmpH family outer membrane protein, with the protein product MKKLSVLFAAVMMVVSVGMAKAQKIATLDVMGVLNAMPEKKKADADLKTFLDTKQAEIKKKADAAQTKYQQYQTEAPKKTADENNAREAEMKKLAEEIQQMQEKAQKDLQAKQDVAFGPIEKKLNDAVEKVAKAGGYDYIMDANSTAFLYKGGPDATPAVKKELGIQ
- a CDS encoding OmpH family outer membrane protein yields the protein MKHFKIIFTFALLLLFGLNNAQKIGVVDTNEILNKLPQYKEAEARLNSQIDTWESELQNLQSEYERKKAAFESEKVLLIGDQLKLREKEVTDLDKNIKTTTSLRFGANGEITKLRTNLVQPFQDQIWGAIKTMSEKNGLGIVLDKSNNISVIFLQSKYDYTEKVLSILLKGTDKKEKTNSKGKK
- the bamA gene encoding outer membrane protein assembly factor BamA, which produces MKFRLLPIIMFAASAHFYGQVTPQDSTKVNNAVHAENEAGTYTLKDIVVDGVKKYTPAQILRFTGLTKGESVDIPGQKISNAVKKLWDTQSFSEVEVYVQSIEGQTIVLKFYLQDLKELGEVKFTGKGIGKSKSEKLAKDNNLKPGTKITQNLVSSLKTNVPKDYIKKGFADAKITIQDKVNAGDPALVDWTINVDKGKRIKIDHIEFEGNDNVTDSKLRNKAFKETKQKRFGIGGILKSSKFIEDKYQEDKQSLISYYNSLGYRDAKIVSDSVWRNKRNNYEINVKLSEGKKYYIGDITFTGNTVYATEYLQRLLGYKKGDIYDAVGFNKKVGEDGGKEDDSDIKSVYMNNGYLFSNVTPVEKSVSGDAVNLEVRINEGEQATWNKVTWQGNTTTHDHVILRALRTKPGELFKKTEIKRTYFDLAGMSFFDPQQVGQDIQPNQVDNTVDINWKLVEKGSSQVQLQAGYGGNSFIGTLGLTFNNFSLKNFLKFKDFKPVPQGDGQTFSIQVQAGQYFQNYGVSFSEPWLFGTRPTALSVSLNNSRVRYTDQYGEAQKLNIFSASVGLNRLLNWPDDYFSLYTGLQFQKYDFKNYPFQFGDTTENNGTANNFSINLGLSRNSAGIDPIFPTMGSNIELSAKLTPPYSLFKKKDYSTMSPIDKYKWMEFYKIKFKADVYNEIIGKLVLRSSAEMGFMDGYNSQLGAPPFERFYMGGTGLFGGRYDGRELIPLRGYENASTEGGQADDITQRGGGTIYNRFTLELRYPISMSQTAKIYALTFAEGGNVWNSWSSYSPFQLKRSVGVGVRVYMGAFGLIGFDFALGLDKTLSGDKSGWRNHFLMNQTL
- a CDS encoding isoprenyl transferase — encoded protein: MSLIKEKINSENLPKHVAIIMDGNGRWAKSRGEERTFGHKNAINAVRNAINACNEINIPYLTLYTFSSENWNRPSEEVNTLMNLLVETLLLEAEEIFSKGLRMHVIGNLEKLPALVREQLERVVELTKENTKGNLVLAISYGSQNEILEAVKNISSDVKEGKVEIENINESLFENYLYTKDFPPVDLLIRTSGEIRISNFLLWQIAYAELQFLNVLWPDFTKDIFFQCIVDYQNKERRYGLTGEQVKGQ